Within Actinosynnema pretiosum, the genomic segment AGGTGGGCGGCGGACGGCAGCGGCCGGTCCAGCAGCAGGTGGACCTTCACCACCGGCGTGAACGTGCAGGCCCGCAGGAACTCCGCCTCCCGCTCGGGCGGGTTGGCGTGCAGGTCCAGCGCGACCGGGGCGGGCACGGCCAGCACGACCCGGCGGGCCGCGACCTCCCGGCCGCCCACCACCAGCCGCGCCCCGTCCCGGTCGGCCACGACCTCGGTGACCCGCGCGGAGGTCCGCACGTCGAGCCGGTCGGCGAGCGCGCGGGCGAGGCGGTCCATGCCGTCGGGGTGGACCCGCCAGGTGGACGCGGCCCCGGCCGAGCCGAGCAGCGCCAGCGCGGGCGCGGCGGCCGAGCGCTCGGGCCGCCAGCCGAAGAACCCGGACACCACGGGCTGGAGCAGGTACTCCAGCACGTCCCGGTGGTAGCGGGCCAGGTGCTCGACGACGGTGGCCGTGCCGGAGTCCTCGGGCCGGTCCAGGTCGTGGCCGGAGCCGAGCGCGCGCCGCGCGTCCAGCCGCGCCCGCAGGCCCAGCCCGGCGCCGGTGAGCAGCCCGAGCGCGTCGGCGACGCCGGGCCGGACCCGGCCGTCGCGCCACATCCCGACCCGCCGCCCGATCAGCGGCACGTCGGCGCGGTCGATCCCGAGTTCGGCCAGCAGCGACCAGGTGGCGTCGTAGCCGCGCTCGGGCAGCCGCTCGGCCCCGGTGTCGGCGAGGAAGCCGTCCACGCGCAGCGTCGACGTGCGCCCGCCCACGTGGTCGGCGGCCTCGAACACCCGCACCCGGCCGCCCGAGGCGCGCGCGGCGTGCGCGGCGGCGAGCCCGGCGACGCCCCCGCCGACGACGGCCACGTCGAGGTCGTCCCGGTCGGGGTCGCGGTCGGGGTCCCGGTGGGGGGCCATCACCGCACCACCAGGTTGACCACGAGCAGCACGGCGGTGGTGACCCGGTGGGTGCGCGCGCCGAGCGTCCGGGCGCGCGGGACGTCGCCCCGGCCGAACCCGGTCCGCAGCTGCGCCACGCGCAGGCAGAACGTGGGCGTCATCGCCGCCAGGAACCACCAGGGCGCGCCGACGACCGGCGCGACGACCATCAGCGCCATCTCGGCGGTGGTCAGGCCCATGACGAACAGGGCGTTGCCGCTCGGGGTGGTCAGCGCGGCCACGGTCGGGCGGCCCACCGCGCGGTCGCCCGCGACGTCGTCGGTGTTGGAGTAGACGGCGACCAGCAGCGGCCCCATGCCGAACAGCAGGGCCTGCACGAGCGCGAACCCGTCGACCTCGCCTGCCGCGAGCCCGTGGGGGGCGAGCACGAGGGCCCAGCCGACCCCGGCGACGAGGAGCTCCTGGAACCCGCGGTAGCCGAGCCTGACGCCCCAGGAGCACTGGAGCGAGCCGAGGCAGGTGACCGCGATCAGGAGGACCACCCACGGCGGGCTGTGCGGGGCCATCAGGACCGCGGCGGTCCACAGCGCGACCCCGGCCGCGCCGGTGACCTGGGCGAAGCCGATCACCTGGCGCTCGGTGAGCGCGCCCGTGACGAGCGGCTTGCGGGCGCGCTTGCGCTGGGCGCGGTCCGGGCCGCAGTTGGTGGCGTCGCTGCCGTCGCGGAACCCGGCGAGGTCGTCCAGGGCGACCGAGGCGGCGATGACGAGCACCCCGCCGAGCAGGAACGCGGTGGTGGTGGCCAGCACGCGGCCGTCCAGGCGCAGCGCGGGCGCGAGCAGCGTCCAGGCCAGCAGGACGCCGAGGTGGTGGTCGACGGCGTCGGGCTTGGCGAGCCGGGCGTAGGCGGCGAGCGGGACGCGGCCGGTGACGGCGGGCATCCGCTGCGCGGAGCCGATCCGGCGCCCGACGGGCTGCGTCACGTCGAGCGCGGGTCGGCCGTGCGCGGGCCAGCCGGGCGCGGGGTGGTGGTGCGCGGGGTGGTGCGCGGGCGGGTCCACCACGGCGGGGGTGACGGCGGTGATCTCGGACAGGTCGACGGGCTGGGTCGCCGTGCCGAGCGGCTGGGTGGCGCCCAGCGCGTCCTCGGCGCGGGTGCGCGCGCCGCTCACGCCCGCTCCCCCGGCTCGGACCGCTCCACCAGCCGCGCGGCGGGCGGCTCCGGGTGGCCCGCGAGGCGGCGGGGCCGGGAGCGGCGGCCGACGGGGACGCGCGCCCGCTCGCGCTCGACCGGCGCCGGGTGGTGGGCGGGGGCGGCGATCCGGCGGCACGCCTCGGCGGGCCCGTCCTCGTCCGGCCCGTGCGTGAGCGCCCACGCGCGCACCGCGACGCCGGACTTCCGCAGCGGCACCTGCCGGACCGACGCGCGAGGGAAGTCCGCTGTGGACATCCCGGCGCACGCGGTGCGAGCCCGGTGCAGCGCAGGCACGCGCGCGGCGGTGGTCGGGGTCGGACCGCCCGCGCCGCAACCGATCTCCAGCGCGGAGCCGACCGGGGCGGGCCGGTCCAGGCGCCCGGCGACGGGCTCGGGGGTGCGCGCGGCGGCGGTCCCGGCGAGCGCGGCGGGCCGGGAGGCGCGCGCCGTGCGGGCCAGCCCGTCGCGGGCGGTCCCGCGCTCCCGCTCGGCGGCGGCCTCCCCTGCCGTGAGCGGGTGTGTTGCCTGCTGCATCTCTCTCCTTCAGCGGGGCCGCTCGGCGAACCGGCAGACCTGGTCGGCGACGTGCTCGACCTGGGCGTCGGTGAGCCGGGGGTTGATCGGGATGGCGAGCGAGCGCTCGCAGCCGCGGCGGGCGTTCGGCCAGTCGCGGCGCCGGTCGGCGTGCGGGGCGAACGCGGGCTGGTGGGGCAGCGGGGCCGGGTGGTGGGCGTGGCAGCCGACCCCGTTGGCGAGCAGGTGGTCGCGCAGCTCGTCGCGGCGCTCGGCGAGCAGCGAGTAGGCGGAGGGGCAGCGCCCGTCGCGGCCGGGCGGCGGCGGGGTGATCCCGAGCGGGGGCAGGTGCGCGAACCGCTCGGCGTAGTAGTCGCCGATGCGGGCCGCGCGGTCGAGGCGCTCCGGGAGTCCGGGCAGCCGGTGCAGCTGGAAGGCGGCCATGACCTCGTCGAACCGGCTGTTCCAGCCCACGGTTCGGTGCACGGACCGGCGAACGCCGTCCTGCCCGTGGTCGCGCAGCACCCGGACCGCGCGGCCCAGCGCCGGGTCGCCGGTGACGACCACGCCGCCCTCGC encodes:
- a CDS encoding FAD-dependent oxidoreductase, with the translated sequence MAPHRDPDRDPDRDDLDVAVVGGGVAGLAAAHAARASGGRVRVFEAADHVGGRTSTLRVDGFLADTGAERLPERGYDATWSLLAELGIDRADVPLIGRRVGMWRDGRVRPGVADALGLLTGAGLGLRARLDARRALGSGHDLDRPEDSGTATVVEHLARYHRDVLEYLLQPVVSGFFGWRPERSAAAPALALLGSAGAASTWRVHPDGMDRLARALADRLDVRTSARVTEVVADRDGARLVVGGREVAARRVVLAVPAPVALDLHANPPEREAEFLRACTFTPVVKVHLLLDRPLPSAAHLVVVPRAESDVVSAIAFDHLRHPGRAPEGRGLLTVVANPVLAPRLARLPDADVADMLTRATGKFAPGLGEAVTGALVHRFRHGLPEATPRALGLRAGFAAALGSSTVDYAGDWVLLSPCSEAAVRTGLRAGARAVARRGELV
- a CDS encoding UbiA family prenyltransferase gives rise to the protein MSGARTRAEDALGATQPLGTATQPVDLSEITAVTPAVVDPPAHHPAHHHPAPGWPAHGRPALDVTQPVGRRIGSAQRMPAVTGRVPLAAYARLAKPDAVDHHLGVLLAWTLLAPALRLDGRVLATTTAFLLGGVLVIAASVALDDLAGFRDGSDATNCGPDRAQRKRARKPLVTGALTERQVIGFAQVTGAAGVALWTAAVLMAPHSPPWVVLLIAVTCLGSLQCSWGVRLGYRGFQELLVAGVGWALVLAPHGLAAGEVDGFALVQALLFGMGPLLVAVYSNTDDVAGDRAVGRPTVAALTTPSGNALFVMGLTTAEMALMVVAPVVGAPWWFLAAMTPTFCLRVAQLRTGFGRGDVPRARTLGARTHRVTTAVLLVVNLVVR
- a CDS encoding SAM-dependent methyltransferase; translation: MQQATHPLTAGEAAAERERGTARDGLARTARASRPAALAGTAAARTPEPVAGRLDRPAPVGSALEIGCGAGGPTPTTAARVPALHRARTACAGMSTADFPRASVRQVPLRKSGVAVRAWALTHGPDEDGPAEACRRIAAPAHHPAPVERERARVPVGRRSRPRRLAGHPEPPAARLVERSEPGERA